A region from the Aphis gossypii isolate Hap1 chromosome 1, ASM2018417v2, whole genome shotgun sequence genome encodes:
- the LOC114126913 gene encoding uncharacterized protein LOC114126913 isoform X1, protein MLKRSSAEPHISSTAILYQTTRNMFSTKFLIAFALYSLVLDTTSGKPFTDGLTACKRSDPMLDDCLLNMLKQTKPQLMQGNPELNLPPLDPVHIPRVSVYKNTQEIRVTGELSNLTAKGASSITFKALKVNLRENTWDMTMTVPLITFVTDFNLNVTLKIILMPVFGKGLCDGKISHSVVRFHANTEVKDGKLKLNDIKINLNLGDVDVHIIKSQNPALAQTTSQFFNSNKRMVLDLVTPVAEDVVRQMLLRYGNRILSTVEITDLLID, encoded by the exons CGGTCGTCAGCAGAGCCGCATATATCCAGCACCGCAATACTTTACCAGACAACACGAAATATGTTTTCTACAAAATTTTTGATCGCTTTCGCGCTTTACAGTCTGGTTTTGGACACAACTTCAGGAAAACCTTTCACTG ATGGACTGACGGCGTGCAAGAGAAGTGATCCGATGTTGGACGATTGTCTGTTAAACATGCTCAAACAGACAAAACCTCAGCTCATGCAAG GTAACCCGGAACTGAATCTACCACCATTGGACCCTGTACATATCCCCAGAGTTTCGGTGTACAAGAACACTCAAGAAATCAGGGTGACTGGAGAGCTATCCAACTTGACTGCTAAAGGCGCCAGTTCAATTACCTTCAAAGCATTAaa AGTCAATTTGAGAGAAAACACGTGGGATATGACTATGACGGTTCCCCTCATTACGTTCGTCACGGACTTCAATTTAAATGTcacgttaaaaattattctcatGCCAGTCTTCGGAAAGGGACTGTGTGACGGAAAAATCA gTCATAGCGTCGTTCGATTTCACGCCAACACCGAAGTGAAGGACGGCAAATTGAAGTTGAACGATATTAAAATCAACTTGAACCTCGGCGACGTGGATGTGCACATCATAAAATCGCAAAACCCAGCATTAG CGCAAACGACGTCGCAGTTTTTCAACTCCAACAAGCGCATGGTTCTCGACCTGGTAACGCCGGTCGCCGAGGACGTGGTCCGACAGATGTTACTCCGATACGGCAACAGAATTCTGTCCACGGTGGAGATTACGGATCTGTTGATTGACTGA
- the LOC114126913 gene encoding uncharacterized protein LOC114126913 isoform X2 — protein MFSTKFLIAFALYSLVLDTTSGKPFTDGLTACKRSDPMLDDCLLNMLKQTKPQLMQGNPELNLPPLDPVHIPRVSVYKNTQEIRVTGELSNLTAKGASSITFKALKVNLRENTWDMTMTVPLITFVTDFNLNVTLKIILMPVFGKGLCDGKISHSVVRFHANTEVKDGKLKLNDIKINLNLGDVDVHIIKSQNPALAQTTSQFFNSNKRMVLDLVTPVAEDVVRQMLLRYGNRILSTVEITDLLID, from the exons ATGTTTTCTACAAAATTTTTGATCGCTTTCGCGCTTTACAGTCTGGTTTTGGACACAACTTCAGGAAAACCTTTCACTG ATGGACTGACGGCGTGCAAGAGAAGTGATCCGATGTTGGACGATTGTCTGTTAAACATGCTCAAACAGACAAAACCTCAGCTCATGCAAG GTAACCCGGAACTGAATCTACCACCATTGGACCCTGTACATATCCCCAGAGTTTCGGTGTACAAGAACACTCAAGAAATCAGGGTGACTGGAGAGCTATCCAACTTGACTGCTAAAGGCGCCAGTTCAATTACCTTCAAAGCATTAaa AGTCAATTTGAGAGAAAACACGTGGGATATGACTATGACGGTTCCCCTCATTACGTTCGTCACGGACTTCAATTTAAATGTcacgttaaaaattattctcatGCCAGTCTTCGGAAAGGGACTGTGTGACGGAAAAATCA gTCATAGCGTCGTTCGATTTCACGCCAACACCGAAGTGAAGGACGGCAAATTGAAGTTGAACGATATTAAAATCAACTTGAACCTCGGCGACGTGGATGTGCACATCATAAAATCGCAAAACCCAGCATTAG CGCAAACGACGTCGCAGTTTTTCAACTCCAACAAGCGCATGGTTCTCGACCTGGTAACGCCGGTCGCCGAGGACGTGGTCCGACAGATGTTACTCCGATACGGCAACAGAATTCTGTCCACGGTGGAGATTACGGATCTGTTGATTGACTGA
- the LOC114126912 gene encoding uncharacterized protein LOC114126912: MFKMLATAMCLTTLALAVIGQASDHDDERQGRGWNMLEGAKRSCVGMNGRPGVCMGQSECSEVNGKSVGRCFPFDSCCSITPNSCGGFSSASTTYFQNPEKFQDVCSYKINVRRNVCQIRIDFERFSLGQPTKETSESAYTCERDEFTLISNDDTKINVPVLCGENSGQHVYVPVNHQSDSKNNNNKQQLTLRFRLTTRDEDYTDPEPYWKLKISQLECQTTSTNWWKIKDIARQVWDWEEEERDATRSKYSLAPEGCLQYFTDKQGSFESFNYNKGMGHYLGNLNYATCFRRNQDTCGIKYEAVKFQIAYNQKLTGSTDRDCDTAGESEQSTAQSTTQTPMATDKTTQASVETSKTTTGTSETTTVGTSTTTGRTTPASNDGSIDVTPSGRSRKQPFGRGVHNDYLLIPDGLYSSSRFASKYCDRSLENIDDSTVKTQGPLYVAFVSDDYSNPNEDVEKGYKINYSLTNTGC, from the exons atgtttaaaatgttagcGACCGCGATGTGTTTAACGACTCTGGCATTAGCCGTCATCGGGCAAGCGTCGGATCACGACGACGAGCGCCAAGGCAGAG GATGGAATATGCTAGAAGGAGCCAAACGTTCATGCGTCGGGATGAACGGCCGACCAGGAGTTTGTATGGGCCAAAGCGAGTGCTCGGAAGTTAACGGAAAATCAGTGGGCAGGTGTTTCCCGTTCGATTCTTGCTGTTCAA ttacgcCTAATTCGTGTGGTGGATTTTCGAGTGCAAGCACGACATACTTCCAAAACCCAGAGAAATTCCAAGACGTTTGCTCGTATAAGATCAACGTTAGACGAAATGTATGCCAGATAAG aATCGATTTCGAGAGGTTTTCACTCGGCCAACCGACCAAAGAGACATCAGAATCAGCGTACACATGTGAACGTGACGAGTTTACATTAATTTCGAATGATGACACCAAAATAAACGTACCCGTTTTGTGCGGTGAAAATTCCGGTCAACACG TGTACGTGCCGGTAAACCATCAGTCTGactcgaaaaataataacaataagcaACAGTTGACGTTAAGATTCCGGTTGACTACAAGAGATGAAGACTACACTGACCCAGAACCGTATTGGAAACTAAAAATCTCGCAATTAGAATGTCAAACGACATCGACCAACTGGTGGAAGATTAAAGACATCGCACGCCAAGTCTGGGATTGGGAAGAAGAGGAGAGAGACGCCACCAGATCCAAGTACAGCCTAG CACCGGAAGGTTGTTTACAATACTTCACTGACAAACAAGGTTCATTCGAAAGCTTCAACTACAACAAAGGGATGGGACACTATTtgggaaatttaaattatgcgaCATGCTTTAGAAGGAACCAAGACACATGTGGAATTAA ATACGAGGCGGTGAAATTCCAAATAGCATACAACCAGAAACTGACCGGTTCCACGGACCGGGACTGTGATACGGCCGGCGAGTCCGAACAGTCGACGGCACAGTCGACGACACAGACGCCGATGGCGACGGATAAGACCACACAGGCGTCCGTGGAAACCTCTAAAACGACCACGGGAACCTCTGAAACGACCACCGTCGGAACCAGTACAACGACTGGCAGAACCACTCCAGCGTCGAATGACGGGTCAATCGATGTAACGCCGAGCGGGCGCAGCAGGAAACAGCCATTCGGACGCGGCGTGCACAACGATTACCTGCTCATACCGGACGGCCTTTATTCGAGCTCGCGATTTGCGTCAAAATATTGTGACAGATCGCTGGAAAACATCGATGACAGCACAG tCAAGACTCAAGGACCCCTATACGTGGCTTTTGTCAGCGACGATTACTCGAATCCTAACGAAGACGTGGAAAAGGGATACAAGATCAATTATTCATTGACAAACACTgggtgttaa